TTGCAACGCTCGAAGCAACGGATAGCGCGGCCCGCCACTACGTGTCGTTGCTGTTTGCGCTGAATAACCCGAACGCGCGGATTGTTGCGGCCAATTTCCCAATTTTGGCCCTGATTTTGTGCGAGTACTTGGAGCGCTACGCGGATCGCCTGCTCGACGATTTGGAACGCGGTACGATTACGTCCGAACTCATGCTCGAGCCGGAGTTGCGAGCGCGTCTGGAGCGACAATTGCACCCCATGCCTCAGCGCGTCGCACGGTTGCGTTCGGTACTGAAAGCAGAAGGAACGCTGACCCCGCAACTGGCATGGCCGGACTTGAGCTTGATCATCACGGCACGCGGAGGCAACTCCGATTTCTACTTCCAGCGCTTTCCAGACTATTTCGGCGATACACCAGTTTTTGGCGGCACTTACTCGACAGCGGAAACGGTCTTTGGAATTTGTCCCGCGATCGATCGGGACGGAGCAATGCTCGCGCTCGATAGCGGTTTTTATGAATTCATACCGGCTGAAGAATGGGACAGCTCGCAGCCGCGAACGTTGCTGCCCGAAGAAGTCGAAGTCGGACAAACGTACCGCATTCTCGTTACGAACTACAACGGCTTCTATCGCTATGACCTCGGGGATGTTGTTGAGGTGTTGGGCTTCTACGCGCGCAACCCGATCGTTGTCTTCCGGCATCGTCGCGGCGGGTTGCTGTCTTCAACCACGGAGAAGACCACCGAATATCACGCAGCACAGGTTATGAACGCGCTCCAACAAGAGTTCGACCTGACCCTCGAAGATTTTTGCATAACGCTCGCTGCAGCCGAAACGCCGCCACCCTATTTAGTCAACATCGAGCTTGCTGCCCCGGAGGCGATCGCCGATCCCCACGCGTTCCTGCGCCAGTTCGATCGGCGTCTCAAGGAAGTTCATACGTCTTACGCCGTGAAGCGCCGCCGCCAAGTACCGCCGCCGTGCCTGCGCGTCTTGCCGCGCGGCAGTTTCCATAAAGTACGCCAGCGACTGCTTGCCAATGGCATACCGGAGCACCATCTCAAGTTTCCCCACATCAGCGAGGACCGACAGTTTCTCAAAGATATTCCGGTGGAGCTAGAAGTTTGCCTGCTAGACGATCGCGTCACGGGTCAGCATACAAGTTGACGATCGGTGGGAACGCCGCTGGCAGCACGCTAGAATGAGCCGCGAGAATGGGTGAGGAGCGAACGAACATGACAGATTGGGTTAAGGCGATCGCGACCAGTCCGGCCGTCCGAGCGCTTGAAAAAGCGATTCCGGACTACTCCTTAGTGGGCGATCGCACCTTTTTTACGACCGATCAATTTCCGTGGTCGGAGCGTTTGGAAGCGAATTGGTTGACGATCCGCCAGGAGTTGGAAGGAGTGCTCGATCGCGTCGGCGAGTTGCCGAATTTCCAGGACATCATGCCCCGACAGCAGCGCATCACGCAAGATAATGGTTGGAAAACCTTTTATTTCTATGCGTTTGGGTTTGTCGCGCAAGGGAACTGCGATCGCTGCCCGCAAACGTGGAAGCTACTGCAGAACATTCCGGGGTTAAAAGTCGCGTTTTTCTCGATTCTCAGTCCGGGCAAGCACATTCCCGAGCACTACGGAAAGCATAAAGGGTTGATTCGCTATCATCTGGGGTTGATAGTTCCCGAGCCGCGATCGGCGTGTCGCATTCGCGTAGGCGAAGAGATTGCCACCTGGGAGGAAGGTAAAAGTTTGATCTTCGACGATACGTTTCCTCACGAGGTTTGGAACGACACCGATGGCTATCGCGCTGTGCTGTTTTTAGATATCGCCCGTCCGCTCCGGTTTCCACTATCGTTGGTCAATTGGATTGTGTCGCAGATTTTGCGGTTCTCGCCGTTGGCTCGGGAGGCGAAGAACAATTACCTCGCCTGGGAACGACGGTTTGAAACTTCAAGTTCATCCTAGAGCTAAGGGCAGGCTATGCTGTTGTGTCTTCAGAAGGATCGGCACCTACTAGCAGTGGAGTAGCTTAACTGCAGTTTGGAGATTGCAGAGGACTGCCGCTCATGAAATTGACGAGAATCCGCTGCAGCTCTTCTAACGCCTGACTGCCTTTGATT
Above is a genomic segment from Rubidibacter lacunae KORDI 51-2 containing:
- a CDS encoding aspartyl/asparaginyl beta-hydroxylase domain-containing protein — translated: MTDWVKAIATSPAVRALEKAIPDYSLVGDRTFFTTDQFPWSERLEANWLTIRQELEGVLDRVGELPNFQDIMPRQQRITQDNGWKTFYFYAFGFVAQGNCDRCPQTWKLLQNIPGLKVAFFSILSPGKHIPEHYGKHKGLIRYHLGLIVPEPRSACRIRVGEEIATWEEGKSLIFDDTFPHEVWNDTDGYRAVLFLDIARPLRFPLSLVNWIVSQILRFSPLAREAKNNYLAWERRFETSSSS
- a CDS encoding GH3 auxin-responsive promoter family protein, translated to MQTLVAAGLSTLFAPLKASFIAKTHRVASAQEEFLLRLLRVQQDTQLGRDYQLSAIASVREFRHRIPVLPYSSFAPYVERVAGGEANVMTPDPVIYMNMTSGSTGKQKLIPVTRRSRRFRHRASQVSLAFLLSLMQQQRRSFGQILLTSSVELLGKTSGGIDYGPVSVGDLRLQNPIVRNALLSQPFATLEATDSAARHYVSLLFALNNPNARIVAANFPILALILCEYLERYADRLLDDLERGTITSELMLEPELRARLERQLHPMPQRVARLRSVLKAEGTLTPQLAWPDLSLIITARGGNSDFYFQRFPDYFGDTPVFGGTYSTAETVFGICPAIDRDGAMLALDSGFYEFIPAEEWDSSQPRTLLPEEVEVGQTYRILVTNYNGFYRYDLGDVVEVLGFYARNPIVVFRHRRGGLLSSTTEKTTEYHAAQVMNALQQEFDLTLEDFCITLAAAETPPPYLVNIELAAPEAIADPHAFLRQFDRRLKEVHTSYAVKRRRQVPPPCLRVLPRGSFHKVRQRLLANGIPEHHLKFPHISEDRQFLKDIPVELEVCLLDDRVTGQHTS